The DNA segment GAAGCTTGAAATGGAACGGGATCCGAACATCTATATTGCCGGTGAAGACGTGACCGGCGGTGTTTTTGCCGTTACTCAGGGTCTGGTTGAACAATTTGGTGAAAAACGGGTCCGCGACACGCCAATTACGGAAAGCGCCATCATTGGAACCGCGGTTGGCGCGGCCATCTGCGGTTTGCGGCCGGTGGTGGAGCTGATGTTTGTGGACTTTATCGGCGTGTGTTTGGATCAGCTTTTCAATCAGGCGGCCAAGATGAAGTATATGTTCGGTGGCAAGGCCAGGCTGCCCATCGTCGTCAGGAGCATGTGCGGCGCGGGCGTGGGGGCCGCGGCCCAGCATTCCCAGTCCCTGGAGGCCTGGTTCATGCACGTGCCCGGTCTGAAGGTCGTCATGCCAAGCACCGCTTATGACGCCAAGGGCCTTTTGATTTCATCAATCCGCGACGATAACCCGGTGGTCTTCCTCGAACACAAGACCCTGTATTTTACAAGCGGCGAGGTACCGGAGGAGGCGTACACCGTGCCTCTGGGAGAGGCCGATATCAAGAGGCAAGGGGAGGACGTCACAGTTGTAGCCACGGGACGGATGGTCTTGCTGACGCAGGAAGCAGCTGAAAAACTGGCTGAGGAAGGGATCAGCATCGAAATAATTGACCCCCGCACCCTTTCACCCCTGGATGAGGAGACCATCATTAATTCCGTCAAAAAGACATCCCGTCTGGTGATTGTGCACGAAGAGGTGAAGTTTGCCGGTTCAGGCGCGGAGATAGCAGCCATGGTCGCGGAAAAAGCTTTCGATTACCTGGATGCGCCGATCTTGCGCCTGGGCGCCCCTTTTACCCCG comes from the Deltaproteobacteria bacterium genome and includes:
- a CDS encoding alpha-ketoacid dehydrogenase subunit beta, with product MPSMTIAQAINSALKLEMERDPNIYIAGEDVTGGVFAVTQGLVEQFGEKRVRDTPITESAIIGTAVGAAICGLRPVVELMFVDFIGVCLDQLFNQAAKMKYMFGGKARLPIVVRSMCGAGVGAAAQHSQSLEAWFMHVPGLKVVMPSTAYDAKGLLISSIRDDNPVVFLEHKTLYFTSGEVPEEAYTVPLGEADIKRQGEDVTVVATGRMVLLTQEAAEKLAEEGISIEIIDPRTLSPLDEETIINSVKKTSRLVIVHEEVKFAGSGAEIAAMVAEKAFDYLDAPILRLGAPFTPVPFSPVLEQEFIPSTEKIMVTVKKVMGR